In one Platichthys flesus chromosome 3, fPlaFle2.1, whole genome shotgun sequence genomic region, the following are encoded:
- the si:ch211-170d8.2 gene encoding uncharacterized protein si:ch211-170d8.2: MACSHCIWIALILLSVMTSNTGVYGRAVDALGFASPSSRRADESTGPTLRTEEAHRDRCAELAAPWLENKQAPGDNATTLQFRGRPLSPGASQGLVFPGKSLFNFVRRVYQCCHGGLTCRRVKGIQGRSRGDRDVEFLLNREILSLTVTRAELHLQLNNPQHLDIHPVLPSMAKRSLPTRYSVWSGGSRLELRVDLLFLFQSLQQAAGGAGGGGPSLVNMRRVAFSSRGDPLRENPAPHTLHDANSHAWGDVLASGLPALELVLGCSQAGAGVSCGSGGVHLSHTPFMALYYR; this comes from the exons ATGGCCTGCTCGCACTGTATCTGGATTGCTCTAATTCTTCTCTCGGTGATGACAAGTAACACTGGAGTATACGGTCGCGCAGTAGATGCGCTGGGATTTGCGTCGCCGTCGTCGAGAAGAGCAGATGAATCAACCGGGCCAACTTTACGCACGGAGGAGGCGCACCGGGACCGCTGCGCAGAGCTGGCGGCGCCTtggctggaaaacaaacaagcaccCGGGGATAACGCGACTACTTTGCAATTCCGTGGTCGACCCCTTTCCCCGGGAGCCTCGCAAGGCCTTGTGTTCCCCGGCAAATCTCTTTTCAACTTTGTCCGACGGGTTTACCAATGCTGTCACGGGGGACTAACCTGCAGACGCGTCAAAGGGATTCAAGGTCGTTCGAGAGGAG ATAGAGATGTGGAGTTTCTCCTCAACAGGGAGATTCTGTCACTGACAGTAACGAGAGCCGAGCTTCACCTTCAACTTAACAACCCGCAGCACCTGGACATCCACCCTGTGCTTCCATCCATGGCAAAGCGCAGCCTTCCAACCAG GTACAGTGTGTGGTCTGGGGGCAGCAGGCTGGAGCTCAGAGTGGATCTGCTATTTCTCTTCCAGAGTCTGCAGCAGGCGGCAGGTGGTGCCGGAGGAGGGGGTCCCAGTTTGGTGAACATGCGGCGGGTGGCGTTTTCTTCCAGGGGGGATCCACTTAGAGAAAACCCTGCTCCTCACACTCTGCATGACGCCAACAGCCACGCGTGGGGGGATGTGCTGGCCAGCGGGCTGCCTGctctggagctggtgctgggcTGCAGTCAGGCTGGAGCAGGGGTGTCCTGCGGGAGTGGCGGTgttcatctctcacacacacctttcaTGGCTCTGTACTACAGATAA